The following are encoded together in the Fusobacterium simiae genome:
- a CDS encoding DUF4037 domain-containing protein: MNLDKLINQREKHQIDGNILKEIEILRDILIETEKQYGLESDEYIKALNELGGTLKYIGYYDEAETNLKKSLEIIKKKYGDNNLAYATSLLNLTEVYRFAQKFNLLEENYKKIVKIYQANSADNSFSYAGLCNNFGLYYQNIGDMKSAYDLHLKSLDILKNYNSEEYLLEYAVTLSNLFNPSYQLGMKEKAVEYLNKAIDIFEKNVGTEHPLYSASLNNMAIYYYNERELNKAIEFFERAAEISKKTMGLDSDNYKNIVSNIEFIKEELAKSEDNIKTENINSTIEEKSVTGSSINSTDLKNIKGLELSKRYFYDIVLPEFEKKLKDILPLCAFGLVGEGSECYGYDDELSQDHDFGPSVCIWLRKDDYLKYQNRINEVLKNLPKTYLGFQELKESEWGYNRRGLLNIEDFYFKFIGSSIPPQTINDWQKIPETALATVTNGEVFLDNLGEFTKIRKELLDYYPEPIRQNKIATRLMNISQHGQYNYIRCLRRNDLVSANQCLYLFVDEVIHLVFLLNRRYKIFYKWANRALLDLKILGNEIHKLLEDMVFAQNKIPYVRKICKVLADELRKQKLTDSESEFLGDLGVDIQKNIADEFFKSYSPWLD; this comes from the coding sequence ATGAATTTAGATAAATTAATTAATCAAAGAGAAAAACATCAAATAGATGGAAATATTTTAAAAGAAATTGAAATATTAAGAGATATTTTAATTGAAACTGAAAAGCAATATGGTCTTGAAAGTGATGAATATATTAAAGCATTAAATGAATTAGGAGGAACTTTAAAATATATTGGTTACTATGATGAGGCAGAAACTAATTTAAAAAAATCTTTGGAAATTATAAAGAAAAAATATGGAGATAATAACCTTGCTTATGCTACAAGCCTTTTAAATCTCACAGAAGTGTATAGATTTGCACAAAAGTTTAATTTACTTGAAGAAAACTATAAAAAGATAGTAAAAATTTATCAAGCTAATTCAGCTGATAATAGTTTTTCTTATGCAGGTTTATGTAATAACTTTGGATTATACTATCAAAATATTGGAGATATGAAATCTGCTTATGATTTACATTTAAAAAGTTTAGATATATTAAAAAATTATAATAGTGAAGAATATTTACTTGAATATGCAGTAACATTGAGTAATTTATTTAATCCTTCTTATCAACTTGGAATGAAAGAAAAAGCAGTTGAATATCTAAATAAAGCTATTGATATTTTTGAAAAAAATGTTGGTACTGAACACCCACTTTATTCAGCTTCTTTAAATAATATGGCTATATATTATTATAATGAAAGAGAATTAAATAAAGCCATAGAATTTTTTGAAAGAGCTGCTGAAATTTCTAAAAAAACTATGGGGTTAGATAGTGATAATTATAAAAATATTGTTAGTAATATAGAATTTATAAAGGAAGAATTAGCTAAAAGTGAAGATAATATTAAGACTGAAAATATAAATTCTACCATTGAAGAAAAATCTGTTACTGGGAGTTCAATAAATTCAACAGATTTAAAAAATATTAAAGGATTAGAATTATCTAAAAGATATTTTTATGATATAGTCTTGCCAGAATTTGAAAAAAAACTAAAAGATATACTTCCTCTTTGTGCTTTTGGATTAGTTGGTGAGGGATCAGAATGTTATGGTTATGATGATGAGCTTTCACAAGACCACGATTTTGGACCATCAGTTTGTATATGGTTGAGAAAAGATGACTATTTAAAATATCAAAATAGAATAAATGAAGTCTTAAAAAATTTACCTAAAACTTATTTAGGTTTTCAAGAATTAAAAGAAAGTGAATGGGGCTATAATAGGCGTGGACTTTTAAATATAGAAGATTTCTATTTTAAATTTATAGGTTCTTCTATTCCACCTCAAACTATAAATGATTGGCAAAAAATTCCAGAAACTGCCTTAGCAACAGTTACAAACGGTGAGGTATTTTTAGATAATTTAGGAGAGTTTACAAAAATTCGTAAGGAATTATTAGATTATTATCCTGAGCCAATAAGACAAAATAAAATAGCTACAAGACTTATGAATATTTCACAACATGGTCAATATAATTATATTAGATGTTTAAGAAGAAATGATTTAGTGAGTGCTAATCAATGTCTGTATCTTTTTGTTGATGAAGTGATACATTTGGTATTTTTATTAAATAGGAGATATAAAATTTTCTATAAATGGGCTAATAGAGCTTTATTAGATTTAAAAATTTTAGGAAATGAAATACATAAACTTTTAGAAGATATGGTATTTGCACAAAATAAAATACCTTATGTAAGAAAGATTTGTAAGGTTTTGGCTGATGAATTGAGAAAACAGAAATTAACTGATAGTGAGAGTGAATTTTTAGGAGATTTAGGAGTGGATATTCAAAAAAATATAGCTGATGAATTTTTTAAAAGTTATTCTCCTTGGTTGGATTGA
- a CDS encoding DUF4125 family protein, whose product MEKEKLIEEILEKEWAYFSKLNNIGGRADCQDNREDFIIMRKSQWETFNEETLLSYLEDLNSKNNPLFQKYGQMMKYNSPQEYERVKDILENPSENKITLVEKIMSIYMEWEKEFFRDYPIFSSMGRPLYSTEDDDIETSIETYLKGELLSYSEKTLQLYLKYILEMKEKNINLAIKNMDNLARMQGFKNSEEVEEYYKNLQKNK is encoded by the coding sequence ATGGAAAAAGAAAAATTAATAGAAGAAATATTAGAAAAAGAATGGGCATATTTTTCAAAACTTAATAATATTGGAGGTAGAGCAGATTGTCAAGATAATAGGGAAGATTTTATAATAATGAGAAAATCTCAATGGGAAACTTTTAATGAAGAAACTCTTTTATCTTACTTGGAAGATTTAAACTCTAAAAATAATCCCTTATTTCAAAAATATGGACAAATGATGAAATATAATTCTCCACAAGAATATGAAAGAGTGAAAGATATTTTAGAAAATCCTAGTGAAAATAAAATAACTTTAGTAGAAAAAATTATGTCTATTTATATGGAGTGGGAAAAAGAATTTTTTAGAGATTACCCTATATTTTCATCTATGGGCAGACCTTTATATTCAACAGAAGATGATGACATAGAAACTTCAATAGAAACATATTTAAAAGGGGAGCTTTTATCTTATTCAGAAAAAACTTTACAACTTTATTTAAAATATATACTTGAAATGAAAGAAAAAAATATAAATCTTGCTATTAAGAATATGGATAATTTAGCTCGTATGCAAGGTTTTAAAAATTCAGAAGAAGTTGAAGAATATTATAAAAATTTACAGAAAAATAAATAA
- a CDS encoding aminotransferase class I/II-fold pyridoxal phosphate-dependent enzyme: MQKEKIIQELEDLKNENRFRTIKTNDKSLYNFSSNDYLSLAHDKDLLQKFYQNYSFDNYKLSSSSSRLIDGSYLTVMRLEKKVEEIYGKPCLVFNSGFDANSSVIETFFEKKSLIITDRLNHASIYEGCINSRAKILRYNHLDVNALEKLLKKYSKDYDDILVVTETVYSMDGDCADIKKICDLKDEYKFNLMVDEAHSYGVYGYGIAYNEKLVDKIDFLVIPLGKAGASVGAYVICDEIYKNYLINKSKKFIYSTALPPVNNLWNLFILENIISFQVKIEKFHELVIFSLNTLKKLNLKTKSTSHIISIIIGDNLKTLTLSNNLKELGYLAYAIKEPTVPKDTARLRISLTADMKKEDIEKFFKTLKAEMKKIGVI, encoded by the coding sequence ATGCAAAAAGAAAAAATTATACAAGAACTAGAAGATTTAAAAAATGAAAATAGATTTAGAACTATAAAGACTAATGATAAAAGTCTTTATAATTTTTCTTCTAATGATTATTTGAGCTTAGCACATGATAAAGATTTGTTACAAAAATTTTATCAAAATTATAGTTTTGATAATTATAAATTATCATCATCTTCATCTAGGTTAATTGATGGTTCATATTTGACAGTTATGAGATTAGAAAAAAAAGTTGAGGAAATTTATGGTAAACCTTGCCTTGTTTTTAATTCGGGCTTTGATGCCAATTCTTCGGTAATAGAAACTTTTTTTGAAAAGAAATCTTTGATAATAACTGATAGATTGAATCACGCAAGTATCTATGAAGGGTGTATTAATTCAAGAGCTAAGATTTTGAGATACAATCATTTAGATGTCAATGCATTAGAAAAATTATTAAAGAAATATTCTAAGGATTATGATGATATATTGGTTGTAACAGAAACAGTATATAGTATGGATGGAGATTGTGCAGATATAAAAAAAATCTGTGATTTAAAAGATGAGTATAAATTCAATTTAATGGTTGATGAAGCACATTCTTATGGTGTTTATGGTTATGGTATAGCATACAATGAAAAGTTAGTTGATAAAATTGATTTTTTAGTTATTCCATTGGGTAAAGCAGGAGCTTCTGTTGGAGCTTACGTTATTTGTGATGAAATCTATAAGAATTATTTGATAAATAAAAGTAAGAAATTTATTTATTCTACAGCGCTTCCTCCAGTTAATAATCTATGGAATTTATTTATTTTAGAAAATATAATTAGTTTTCAAGTTAAAATAGAAAAATTTCATGAATTAGTTATTTTTTCTTTAAATACATTAAAGAAATTAAATTTAAAAACAAAGTCAACTAGTCATATCATAAGTATTATTATTGGAGATAATTTAAAAACTCTAACTCTTTCAAATAATTTAAAAGAGCTTGGTTATTTGGCTTATGCAATAAAAGAACCAACAGTTCCAAAAGATACTGCAAGACTTAGAATAAGTCTAACAGCAGATATGAAGAAAGAAGATATAGAAAAGTTTTTTAAGACTTTAAAAGCAGAAATGAAAAAAATAGGTGTGATATAA
- a CDS encoding pimeloyl-ACP methyl esterase BioG family protein, whose amino-acid sequence MSKIYFFNGWGMDKNLLNPVKNSTEYNIEIINFPYDIDKNSIDKDDILIGYSFGVYYLNKFLSENKNLKYKKAIGINGLPETIGKFGINEKMFNITLDTLNEENLEKFLINMDIDNSFCKSDKSFDEIRNELQFFKDNYEIIDNHIDFYYVGKNDRIIPGNKLEKYCQNYNLAYKLIECGHYPFSYFKDFKNILEI is encoded by the coding sequence ATGTCTAAAATATATTTTTTTAATGGTTGGGGTATGGATAAAAATCTTTTAAATCCAGTTAAAAACTCAACTGAATATAATATAGAAATTATAAATTTTCCTTATGATATAGATAAAAATTCTATTGATAAAGATGACATTCTTATAGGATATTCTTTTGGTGTCTATTATTTGAATAAATTTTTATCTGAAAATAAAAATTTGAAATATAAGAAAGCTATCGGAATTAATGGACTTCCAGAAACTATTGGAAAATTTGGTATCAATGAAAAGATGTTCAATATAACTCTTGATACTTTAAATGAAGAAAATTTAGAAAAATTTTTAATAAATATGGATATAGACAATAGTTTTTGTAAGTCAGATAAATCTTTTGATGAGATAAGAAATGAATTACAATTCTTTAAAGATAACTATGAAATAATTGATAATCATATAGATTTTTATTATGTTGGAAAAAATGATAGAATTATTCCTGGAAACAAATTAGAAAAATATTGTCAAAATTACAATTTAGCCTATAAATTAATAGAATGCGGACACTATCCTTTTTCATATTTTAAAGATTTTAAAAATATTTTAGAGATATAG
- the bioC gene encoding malonyl-ACP O-methyltransferase BioC: MNFNKHYNVYEKYSLAQKQVAKNLLAYMKEANILDTEINSIFEIGCGTGIFTKEYRNIFPNSELILNDIFDVREFIKDINYNIFIQENIEELDIPKSDLVLSSSVFQWIKDIDSLIRNIAEHTDNLCFSTYVFGNLIEIKNHFSISLDYLKIEEFEEILKKYFPSVKSYNETIKLNFESPMALLKHLKYTGVTGFQKSSISKIKSFKDNILTYKVAYFICKK; the protein is encoded by the coding sequence ATGAATTTTAATAAACATTACAATGTATATGAAAAATATTCATTAGCACAAAAACAGGTTGCTAAAAATCTATTGGCTTATATGAAAGAAGCTAATATTTTAGATACTGAGATTAATTCTATTTTTGAAATTGGCTGTGGAACAGGTATCTTTACAAAGGAATATAGAAATATTTTTCCTAATTCTGAGTTGATTTTAAATGATATATTTGATGTAAGAGAATTTATAAAAGATATAAATTATAATATATTTATACAAGAAAATATAGAAGAATTAGATATTCCTAAAAGTGATTTAGTCCTATCTAGTTCTGTTTTTCAGTGGATAAAAGATATAGATAGCCTTATAAGAAATATAGCAGAACACACTGATAACTTATGTTTTTCTACTTATGTTTTTGGAAATTTAATAGAGATTAAAAACCATTTTTCTATATCATTAGATTATTTAAAAATTGAAGAATTTGAAGAAATTTTAAAAAAATATTTTCCTTCTGTAAAATCTTACAATGAAACTATTAAATTAAATTTTGAAAGCCCTATGGCACTTTTAAAGCATTTAAAATATACAGGTGTAACAGGATTTCAAAAATCATCTATTTCTAAAATAAAAAGCTTTAAAGACAATATTTTAACCTATAAGGTTGCTTATTTTATATGTAAAAAATAA
- a CDS encoding alpha/beta hydrolase: MKNVVIYVHGKGGTAEEAKHYKNLFKEADVIGFEYNSEYPWDFQKEFSNFFNDISSKYKRISIIANSIGAYYTMISLNKDIEKAFFISPIVDMEKLITDMMFLENITEEELYKKKEIKTSFGEILSWKYLTFVRENPIQWNVSTYILYGEKDNITSYETILNFINKSKANLTVMKNGEHWFHTDEQMKFLDNWIKNLI, from the coding sequence ATGAAAAATGTAGTGATTTATGTACATGGAAAAGGTGGAACAGCAGAAGAAGCTAAACACTATAAAAATCTTTTTAAAGAAGCAGATGTTATAGGCTTTGAATATAATTCTGAATATCCTTGGGATTTTCAAAAGGAATTTTCTAACTTCTTTAATGATATTTCTTCAAAGTATAAGAGAATATCAATAATTGCAAATAGCATTGGAGCATATTATACTATGATTTCACTTAATAAAGATATTGAAAAAGCATTTTTTATTTCACCTATTGTGGATATGGAAAAATTAATTACTGATATGATGTTTTTAGAAAATATAACAGAAGAAGAATTATATAAAAAGAAAGAAATTAAAACTTCATTTGGAGAAATATTATCTTGGAAGTATCTTACTTTTGTTAGAGAAAATCCTATTCAATGGAATGTTTCAACATATATTTTATATGGAGAAAAAGATAATATAACTTCTTATGAAACAATATTAAATTTTATAAATAAATCAAAAGCTAACTTAACTGTAATGAAAAATGGTGAGCATTGGTTTCATACAGATGAACAAATGAAATTTTTAGACAATTGGATAAAAAATTTAATTTAA
- a CDS encoding glycogen synthase produces MKILFATGEAFPFIKTGGLGDVSYSLPKALVQKEKVDVRVILPKYSKISKDLLKDAKHLGHKQIWVAHHNEYVGIEEVELEGVIYYFVDNERYFRRFNVYGEFDDCERFLFFCKAVVETMDITDFKPDIIHCNDWQTALIPIYLKERAIYDVKTIFTIHNLRFQGFFFNNVIEDLLEIDRAKYFQEDGIKYYDMISFLKAGVVYSDYITTVSDSYAEEIKTPELGEGIHGLFQKYDYKLSGIVNGIDKASYPLSKKSHKILKADLQRKLGLNVEEATPLVAIITRLDRQKGLDYIVEKFDEMMSLGIQFVLLGTGEKYYEHFFAYKEYQYRGYVCSYIGFNQQLSTEIYAGADIFLMPSIFEPCGLSQMIAMRYGCIPVVRETGGLKDTVKPYNEYTGEGDGFGFKQANADDMIKTLRYAVSMYHRPNVWKEIVKNAKKRDNSWEKPAKRYKELYQRLIEG; encoded by the coding sequence ATGAAAATTCTTTTTGCAACAGGGGAGGCTTTTCCTTTTATAAAAACAGGTGGTTTAGGAGATGTATCTTATTCTCTCCCAAAAGCCTTAGTACAAAAGGAAAAGGTTGATGTTAGAGTTATTTTACCAAAATATAGTAAAATCTCAAAAGATTTATTAAAAGATGCTAAGCACTTAGGGCATAAACAAATTTGGGTTGCTCATCACAATGAATATGTTGGAATTGAAGAAGTTGAATTAGAAGGAGTTATCTATTATTTTGTAGATAATGAAAGATATTTTAGAAGGTTTAATGTCTATGGAGAATTTGATGATTGTGAAAGATTTTTATTTTTCTGTAAAGCAGTTGTTGAAACCATGGATATAACAGATTTTAAACCTGATATTATCCATTGTAATGATTGGCAGACAGCCCTTATTCCAATATATTTAAAAGAAAGAGCAATATATGATGTGAAAACTATTTTTACTATTCATAATCTTAGATTTCAAGGATTTTTCTTTAATAATGTAATTGAAGATTTATTAGAAATTGATAGGGCTAAATATTTCCAAGAAGATGGGATAAAATACTATGATATGATCTCTTTTTTAAAGGCAGGAGTTGTTTATTCTGACTATATTACAACAGTTAGTGATAGTTATGCAGAGGAAATAAAAACTCCAGAACTTGGTGAAGGTATACATGGTTTATTTCAAAAATATGATTATAAATTATCAGGTATAGTCAATGGAATTGATAAAGCCTCATATCCTTTATCAAAAAAATCCCATAAGATATTAAAAGCTGATTTACAAAGAAAATTAGGATTAAATGTCGAAGAAGCTACACCTTTAGTTGCCATTATAACTCGTTTAGACAGACAAAAGGGATTGGATTATATTGTTGAGAAATTTGATGAAATGATGAGCTTAGGAATACAATTTGTCCTTTTAGGAACAGGTGAAAAATATTATGAACATTTCTTTGCTTATAAAGAATATCAATACAGAGGTTATGTATGTTCATACATTGGTTTTAACCAACAATTATCTACTGAAATTTATGCAGGAGCAGATATATTTTTAATGCCATCAATTTTTGAACCCTGTGGACTTTCTCAAATGATAGCAATGAGATATGGTTGTATACCTGTTGTTAGAGAAACAGGAGGTTTAAAAGATACAGTAAAACCATATAATGAATACACAGGTGAGGGAGATGGCTTTGGTTTTAAACAGGCTAATGCTGATGATATGATAAAAACCTTAAGATATGCTGTTAGTATGTATCATAGACCTAATGTTTGGAAAGAAATTGTCAAAAATGCAAAAAAAAGAGATAATTCTTGGGAAAAACCTGCTAAAAGGTATAAAGAGTTATATCAAAGATTGATAGAAGGATAA
- the glgD gene encoding glucose-1-phosphate adenylyltransferase subunit GlgD: MIRSYMAIIYLGDSKENISPLTKVRALASIPVGGSYRIIDFSLSNVVNAGIRNVGLFCGNEELNSLTDHIGMGAEWDLARKRDGIFIFKQMLDSNFSLNQSRIRKNMEYFFRSTQKNIVVLNAHMIYNLDISDLIEKHEASEREITMVYKKVKNANEHFNHCSSVKIDENNRVIGIGQNLFFKEEENISLDAFVLSKELMLKLLVDSIQEGKYNVLSEIIARNLPSLNINAYEFKGYLQCINSTREYFDFNMNLLNSEIRDDVFGMKTGRKIFTKVKDTPPTLFKETADVENSLVSNGCIIEGTVKNSILSRGAIVEKDVVLEECVILQDCHIKAGAHLKNVIVDKNNIIHENEKLSASKEYPLVIEKSMKWNTKQYQDLMDYLRNK, encoded by the coding sequence ATGATAAGAAGTTATATGGCAATTATTTATTTAGGTGATAGTAAAGAAAATATAAGTCCTTTAACTAAGGTTAGAGCCTTAGCATCTATTCCTGTTGGAGGTTCATATAGAATTATAGATTTTTCTTTATCTAATGTTGTTAATGCAGGGATTAGAAATGTTGGATTATTCTGTGGAAATGAAGAATTGAATTCTTTAACTGACCACATTGGTATGGGTGCAGAATGGGATTTAGCAAGAAAAAGAGATGGAATATTTATTTTTAAACAAATGTTAGATAGTAATTTTTCTTTAAATCAATCAAGAATTAGAAAAAATATGGAGTATTTTTTTAGGAGTACACAAAAAAATATTGTTGTATTAAATGCACACATGATATATAATCTAGATATTTCTGACTTAATTGAAAAACATGAGGCTTCAGAAAGAGAAATAACAATGGTTTATAAAAAAGTAAAAAATGCTAATGAACATTTTAATCATTGTTCTTCAGTAAAAATTGATGAAAATAATCGTGTTATAGGAATAGGACAAAACTTATTTTTTAAAGAGGAAGAAAATATTTCTTTAGATGCTTTTGTATTAAGTAAAGAATTAATGTTAAAATTATTAGTTGACAGCATACAAGAAGGAAAATATAATGTATTATCTGAAATAATTGCTAGAAATTTACCATCTTTAAATATAAATGCCTACGAATTCAAAGGCTATTTACAATGTATAAATTCTACAAGAGAATATTTTGATTTCAATATGAATTTACTAAATTCTGAAATAAGAGACGATGTTTTTGGAATGAAGACAGGTAGAAAAATATTTACAAAAGTAAAAGATACACCTCCTACTCTTTTTAAAGAAACAGCTGATGTAGAAAATTCTCTAGTTTCAAATGGTTGTATCATTGAAGGAACAGTTAAAAATAGTATATTATCAAGAGGTGCTATTGTAGAAAAAGATGTAGTTTTAGAAGAATGTGTAATTTTACAAGATTGCCATATTAAAGCAGGAGCACATTTAAAAAATGTTATTGTGGATAAAAATAATATTATCCATGAAAATGAAAAACTTTCTGCTTCTAAAGAATACCCACTAGTTATAGAAAAAAGTATGAAATGGAACACTAAACAATATCAAGATTTAATGGATTATCTTAGAAATAAATAA